In Streptomyces qaidamensis, one DNA window encodes the following:
- a CDS encoding universal stress protein — MELPLVVGVDGSDSSLHAVDWAVDEAARLGLSLRIVHASLWERYEGRLPSFSTDRPAEEVLAEHIAASCAERAQLRNPQVKVSSDVLPDDAVSALLHAAHESFALVVGSRGRGEVAGLLLGSVSLAVAARAVCPVFVVRGGERNQQGTFGKVMVGVGDSMEGSAAVRFAFREAEARGSALHAVRAWRRPAHEHVDHPLIADDAAGAHEERASALLTDALRDAVRDHPQVDVHRRAVEGPAHKVLLDASTETDLVVVGALRRHGHFGLQLGRVAHTLLHHAECPVAVVPQRA; from the coding sequence ATGGAACTCCCGCTGGTCGTGGGTGTCGACGGATCGGACTCCAGCCTGCACGCCGTGGACTGGGCGGTGGACGAGGCGGCACGTCTCGGGCTGTCTCTGCGGATCGTCCACGCCTCTTTGTGGGAGCGGTACGAGGGACGCCTCCCCTCCTTCAGCACCGACCGTCCGGCCGAAGAGGTTCTGGCCGAGCACATCGCGGCGTCCTGCGCGGAACGCGCCCAACTGCGCAACCCGCAGGTGAAGGTGTCGAGTGACGTGCTGCCCGACGACGCCGTGTCCGCGCTCCTGCACGCGGCTCATGAATCCTTCGCCCTGGTCGTTGGTTCCCGCGGTCGCGGCGAGGTCGCCGGGTTGCTGCTGGGGTCCGTCAGCCTCGCGGTGGCCGCCCGTGCGGTGTGCCCGGTCTTCGTGGTCCGCGGCGGGGAGCGAAACCAGCAGGGCACCTTCGGCAAGGTCATGGTCGGCGTCGGCGATTCGATGGAGGGCTCGGCCGCTGTGCGGTTCGCCTTCCGCGAGGCCGAGGCGCGCGGCAGCGCCCTGCACGCGGTACGGGCCTGGCGCCGCCCCGCCCATGAGCACGTGGACCATCCCCTCATCGCGGACGACGCCGCCGGTGCCCACGAGGAACGGGCCTCCGCGCTCCTCACCGACGCACTGCGCGACGCCGTACGGGACCATCCGCAGGTCGATGTGCATCGCCGAGCGGTCGAAGGCCCCGCACACAAGGTCCTCCTGGATGCCTCGACCGAGACCGATCTGGTGGTCGTGGGCGCATTGAGGCGGCACGGTCACTTCGGTCTGCAGCTCGGCAGGGTCGCCCACACCCTGCTGCATCACGCCGAGTGCCCGGTGGCCGTCGTCCCGCAGCGGGCCTGA
- a CDS encoding Crp/Fnr family transcriptional regulator: MVRTGAFGALTKKHQEQLMPLAREVSFAIDERIFNEGAKADRFWIIHTGTVALDVHVPGRRAAVIETLGAGELLGWSWLVPPHHWHLGAQATSPVRAYEFDAAAVSELCGKDPELRQELLAYVAAVIAGRLRSARVRLLDLYAPYGAGEVP; encoded by the coding sequence GTGGTGAGGACCGGCGCTTTCGGCGCCCTGACCAAGAAGCATCAGGAGCAGCTCATGCCGCTGGCTCGTGAAGTGTCGTTCGCGATCGACGAGCGCATCTTCAACGAGGGCGCCAAAGCCGACCGCTTCTGGATCATCCACACGGGCACCGTCGCTCTCGACGTCCATGTTCCCGGCCGCCGCGCGGCGGTCATCGAGACCCTCGGTGCCGGGGAACTGCTGGGCTGGTCCTGGCTGGTCCCTCCCCATCACTGGCACTTGGGGGCCCAGGCCACCAGCCCGGTACGCGCCTACGAGTTCGACGCGGCCGCGGTCAGTGAGCTGTGCGGGAAGGACCCGGAACTGAGACAGGAACTGTTGGCCTATGTCGCCGCAGTGATCGCGGGGCGGCTCAGGTCCGCGCGGGTTCGGCTGCTCGACCTGTACGCGCCCTACGGCGCGGGCGAGGTGCCCTGA
- a CDS encoding CBS domain-containing protein, translating into MSETPHIVSDVMTQTVVAVGRDAPFKEIVRTMEQWKVSAMPVLEGEGRVIGVVSEADLLPKEEFRDSDPNLFEQRRRLSDFAKAGGVTAEELMSTPAITVHPDATLAQAARIMAVRHVKRLPVVDDIGMLQGIVSRADLLKVFLRSDEDIEEEVRRTVVSYLFPAFSHAIHVNVHEGVVTLRGHIHDTSLISVAVRLVRAVEGVVDVEPQLTGQSAGPDRPEEGP; encoded by the coding sequence GTGTCCGAGACCCCGCACATCGTCAGCGATGTGATGACCCAGACGGTCGTGGCCGTGGGACGCGACGCGCCCTTCAAGGAGATCGTCCGGACCATGGAGCAGTGGAAGGTCAGTGCCATGCCGGTCCTGGAGGGTGAAGGGCGCGTCATCGGCGTCGTGTCCGAGGCCGACCTGCTGCCCAAGGAGGAGTTCCGCGACAGCGACCCGAACCTCTTCGAGCAGCGCCGGCGCCTGTCCGACTTCGCCAAGGCCGGGGGCGTGACGGCGGAAGAGCTCATGAGCACCCCCGCGATCACGGTCCACCCCGACGCCACCTTGGCACAGGCGGCCAGGATCATGGCCGTCCGGCACGTCAAGCGACTGCCCGTGGTCGACGACATCGGCATGCTCCAAGGCATCGTCAGCCGTGCCGATCTGTTGAAGGTCTTCCTGCGGTCGGACGAGGACATCGAGGAGGAGGTCCGCCGCACCGTGGTGTCCTACCTCTTCCCGGCCTTCAGCCACGCCATCCACGTGAACGTACACGAGGGAGTCGTCACCCTCCGCGGACACATCCACGACACCTCGCTCATCTCGGTCGCCGTGCGCCTCGTGCGCGCCGTGGAGGGCGTCGTGGACGTCGAGCCGCAGCTCACCGGGCAGTCAGCCGGTCCGGACAGGCCGGAGGAAGGTCCGTGA
- a CDS encoding Acg family FMN-binding oxidoreductase, whose protein sequence is MVHDAAAAPSMHNAQPWRFRYVRRSRTFEMRADFERAMPRSDPRTRGLHIGCGAALLNLRVAVAHEGWHPETRLLHDPSDPALLASVRLTAPGIGENDLGALYPAIHERHSSRFPFDETEIPDAVREALSEAARREGAELTFPTSWHLQEVLEMVREAEARNLTDRGSDQDLAEWTRIDAPSANMTDDGVPEYAFGPRKRGGQAPMRDFAGPRQVAGRDAADFEESPQVALVSTSHDRPEDWLRAGQAMERVLLLATLEGLSSSFATQPLEWTDLRWPLRDPVTGTGYMQMLLRLGYGPKGPRTPRRPVAEVLDIRP, encoded by the coding sequence ATGGTCCACGACGCTGCCGCCGCCCCGTCGATGCACAACGCACAGCCCTGGCGCTTCCGCTACGTCCGGCGCAGCCGCACGTTCGAGATGCGCGCCGACTTCGAGCGTGCCATGCCCCGCTCCGACCCCCGTACCCGCGGCCTTCACATCGGCTGCGGCGCCGCCCTGCTGAACCTGCGGGTCGCCGTGGCCCACGAGGGCTGGCATCCGGAGACCCGGCTGCTGCACGACCCGTCCGATCCGGCGCTCCTCGCGAGCGTGCGGCTGACCGCACCCGGAATCGGGGAGAACGACCTCGGCGCGCTGTATCCGGCGATCCACGAACGGCACAGCAGCCGCTTCCCGTTCGACGAGACGGAGATTCCCGATGCCGTGCGGGAGGCGCTCAGCGAGGCCGCCCGGCGTGAGGGAGCCGAGCTGACGTTCCCCACCTCATGGCATCTGCAGGAGGTGCTGGAGATGGTCCGAGAAGCCGAGGCGCGCAACCTCACCGACCGCGGCAGCGACCAGGACCTGGCCGAATGGACCCGTATCGACGCTCCGTCGGCGAACATGACCGACGACGGAGTCCCGGAATACGCCTTCGGGCCGCGCAAGCGCGGGGGCCAAGCTCCCATGCGGGACTTCGCGGGCCCGCGGCAGGTGGCGGGACGGGACGCCGCAGACTTCGAAGAGAGCCCTCAGGTAGCCCTGGTCAGCACGAGCCACGACCGTCCGGAGGACTGGCTGCGAGCCGGCCAGGCCATGGAACGCGTCCTGCTGCTGGCCACCCTGGAGGGCCTGTCCAGCTCCTTCGCCACCCAGCCCCTCGAATGGACGGACCTGCGCTGGCCGCTGCGTGATCCGGTCACCGGGACGGGTTACATGCAGATGCTGCTGCGCCTGGGATACGGCCCCAAAGGCCCCCGCACGCCGCGCCGACCAGTGGCGGAGGTACTCGACATCCGGCCCTGA
- a CDS encoding pyridoxamine 5'-phosphate oxidase family protein has translation MRAHLGDQLVIESPATGATRRDGEIVGLHHEDGTPPYDVRWSDTNEVTLVFPGPDAHLRHVEHGQRPGTPQGASQPDTAEPGPVSAAAPPTGTPNPGDIGRRVAADRHRSGLSLRETARRARMSPDYLAYLEDQPADPSLGTLIRLADALGTTVAALRGGGIDLPPGQGQALLHPQLRDLSPQECRTLLSTHGVGRIAVPASDGRPAVVPVNYEVVDDAIVFRTAPGSAPAAAVGKEVAFEVDHVDEAMSQGWSVLAVGPAHVVTEPDAVHGLTRRAHTTPWAGGEREMWVSIRPASLTGRRITPADE, from the coding sequence ATGCGAGCTCACCTCGGCGACCAACTCGTCATCGAAAGCCCGGCGACCGGCGCCACCAGGCGCGACGGCGAGATCGTCGGACTCCACCACGAGGACGGAACACCTCCCTACGACGTGCGCTGGTCGGACACGAATGAAGTGACGCTCGTGTTCCCCGGCCCCGACGCGCACCTCCGCCACGTCGAGCACGGACAGCGGCCCGGGACTCCCCAGGGGGCCTCCCAGCCGGACACGGCCGAGCCGGGGCCCGTCTCCGCGGCAGCCCCGCCGACCGGGACTCCCAACCCTGGCGACATCGGCCGGCGCGTGGCCGCGGACCGCCACAGGAGTGGGCTCAGCCTGAGAGAGACGGCCCGCCGCGCCCGCATGTCGCCCGACTACCTGGCGTACCTGGAGGATCAGCCCGCCGACCCGAGTCTGGGCACTCTCATCAGGCTGGCCGACGCGCTGGGCACCACCGTCGCTGCCCTGCGTGGGGGCGGCATCGATCTGCCTCCCGGCCAAGGCCAGGCGCTCCTGCACCCTCAGCTGAGGGATCTCAGCCCGCAGGAGTGCCGCACTCTGCTGTCCACGCACGGTGTGGGGCGCATCGCGGTCCCGGCGTCCGACGGGCGCCCGGCGGTGGTCCCCGTCAACTACGAGGTCGTAGACGACGCCATCGTTTTCCGGACGGCGCCCGGCTCGGCGCCGGCAGCGGCCGTGGGGAAGGAAGTCGCCTTCGAAGTGGACCATGTGGACGAGGCCATGAGTCAAGGCTGGAGTGTGCTGGCAGTCGGCCCGGCGCACGTCGTCACGGAGCCCGACGCCGTGCACGGGCTCACCCGGCGCGCCCACACCACGCCCTGGGCAGGCGGTGAACGCGAGATGTGGGTGTCGATCCGGCCCGCGAGCCTCACGGGCCGGCGCATCACCCCTGCCGACGAGTGA
- a CDS encoding CBS domain-containing protein, translating into MRHRTVAELMTRDVVRARRDTPFKEIARLLAENDVTAVPVVDDLDRPAGVVSEADLLRKSADRTDPSGRSPVPHLEAWERAKAEGSRAEELMSAPAVCARPEWSVVEAARLMEVHHIKRLPVVDETDRLLGIVSRGDLLRIFLRRDDAIRDEITEDVLWRTMGLAPSEVTAEVRDGRVELGGSVEFRSLIPVIERLCGSVDGVVSVAGHIAYRNDDARPSSAGG; encoded by the coding sequence ATGCGTCACCGAACGGTCGCGGAACTCATGACCCGGGACGTCGTCCGAGCGCGGCGTGACACGCCGTTCAAGGAGATCGCCAGGCTGCTGGCGGAGAACGACGTCACCGCCGTACCCGTCGTGGACGATCTGGACCGTCCCGCGGGTGTGGTGTCGGAGGCCGATCTGCTGCGCAAGAGCGCCGACCGGACCGACCCCTCCGGTCGAAGCCCGGTTCCACACCTCGAGGCATGGGAGCGGGCCAAGGCGGAGGGGTCCCGCGCGGAGGAGCTGATGTCGGCTCCCGCGGTGTGCGCACGTCCGGAGTGGAGCGTGGTCGAGGCCGCCCGGCTGATGGAGGTCCATCACATCAAGCGGCTGCCCGTGGTGGACGAGACGGACCGGCTGCTGGGCATCGTCAGCCGTGGTGACCTGCTGCGGATCTTCCTGCGCCGGGACGACGCCATCCGCGACGAGATCACCGAGGACGTGCTGTGGCGCACGATGGGCCTTGCTCCTTCGGAGGTGACGGCCGAGGTGCGCGACGGACGGGTCGAACTCGGTGGCTCCGTCGAGTTCAGGAGTCTGATTCCCGTCATCGAGCGGCTGTGCGGCAGCGTCGACGGCGTGGTCTCGGTCGCCGGGCACATCGCCTACCGGAACGACGACGCCCGCCCTTCATCCGCCGGCGGCTGA
- a CDS encoding Hsp20/alpha crystallin family protein: MTHPARHGRGGLPAALRELEDLRTRVDQLMHAAFPGGGTSQFGAAEPWAPLADIEDTEDAYLVELELPGVEKDQITVEVDEGELDIHGEIKEKEHAGVVRRHTRRIGQFDYRTTLPPNSDTEHISADLTNGILTVRVPKTEQGKAHRVEITG; the protein is encoded by the coding sequence ATGACGCATCCAGCACGACACGGCAGGGGTGGGCTTCCGGCAGCCCTGCGTGAGCTGGAGGACCTCCGTACCAGGGTCGACCAGCTCATGCATGCCGCCTTCCCTGGTGGCGGCACCTCCCAGTTCGGCGCGGCCGAGCCCTGGGCGCCGCTGGCCGACATCGAGGACACCGAGGACGCCTACCTGGTGGAACTCGAGCTTCCCGGAGTGGAGAAGGACCAGATCACCGTGGAGGTGGACGAGGGAGAACTCGACATCCACGGAGAGATCAAGGAGAAGGAGCACGCAGGGGTGGTACGCAGGCACACCCGCCGCATCGGGCAGTTCGACTACCGCACGACGCTGCCCCCGAACTCCGACACCGAGCACATCAGCGCGGATCTGACCAACGGGATCCTCACGGTGCGCGTCCCGAAGACCGAGCAGGGCAAGGCACACCGCGTCGAGATCACCGGCTGA
- a CDS encoding DUF1876 domain-containing protein, which yields MPHTVEWKVRLHLFEDDEGATKAHVVLDTGTTELTGHGTAHRHPADTNVPEIGDELAAGRAMRELAQQLLDIAERDIEGVGASRPSTRPSVGWRL from the coding sequence ATGCCACATACGGTGGAATGGAAGGTTCGTCTCCACCTCTTCGAGGATGACGAGGGAGCGACGAAGGCACATGTGGTCCTGGACACCGGCACCACGGAGCTCACCGGCCATGGAACCGCGCACCGTCATCCGGCGGACACGAACGTGCCGGAGATCGGCGACGAACTGGCGGCGGGCCGTGCCATGCGAGAACTCGCCCAGCAACTGCTGGACATCGCCGAGCGCGACATCGAGGGCGTGGGGGCGTCCCGGCCCAGCACCCGTCCGTCCGTCGGCTGGCGCTTGTGA